GGTGCTAATGTTCGATTAATGGATGGACCTAATTTTAATTCGTATAAAAACGGTCGAAAGCACACATACTATGGTGGCTTAGCAAAAAAGTCTCCAACTAGAATTCAAGTACCTCGCACTGGACGATGGTATGTCGCGGTGGATATGCAGGGATTAAGAGGAAGCACCAAAGCATCTGCTAGAGTTCTTCCTAGTCCTTTGCCTGAAATACGAGAGCAGTCTCTCTCAGATATTCCAAGTCTTGTTCGCAATAACATTCCTCCTTCAGCAATACTTACAAATGAAGTTCATGATGTTTTTATTTCTCATGCATCAGAAGATAAAGATGAAATTGTAAGACCATTAGCAACAGCGCTAATTAATGAGGGATTAAATGTTTGGTATGATGAATTTACTCTTCGAATTGGTGATAGCTTACGGCAGAAGATAGATAAAGGGTTAGCTTGTAGTGTAGCCCTCCCGTATATTAGTCCCAGCGCAAAGTAGAGATTTCTGATAAAGACAGCCATGAAGGAGGTTGTTTCGATGCGGAAATCCAAATTCAGTGAAAGCCAAATTATTAAAATCCTGAAAGAGGCCGAAGGTGGTCGTAAAGT
This portion of the Desulfovibrio sp. JC022 genome encodes:
- a CDS encoding DUF1883 domain-containing protein, whose product is MNFIQFDMGHLSKGQIVEVSLTSGANVRLMDGPNFNSYKNGRKHTYYGGLAKKSPTRIQVPRTGRWYVAVDMQGLRGSTKASARVLPSPLPEIREQSLSDIPSLVRNNIPPSAILTNEVHDVFISHASEDKDEIVRPLATALINEGLNVWYDEFTLRIGDSLRQKIDKGLACSVALPYISPSAK